Proteins from one Diorhabda carinulata isolate Delta chromosome 10, icDioCari1.1, whole genome shotgun sequence genomic window:
- the LOC130898478 gene encoding transient receptor potential channel pyrexia isoform X1: MVSASENHSYFGMDNYCFQDSSCNSKRLGRSVSVNVDVTNFNIYRPPTSGTILRWRKSKGDPQSIFEEELPSDDFEYMECGPSPPADHTPHIYESFEEFSTSADLSVQICHDTIKMNLLEHMKVSSGRHQLLDDIENKKIQNIEDLKVHFKGASKVEVNTGFLWAAFMRRHDLLQGFLEMGADLNYYEPIQGLSAIHLTSFSGCTSGTQFLISKGCDVNALYKCYTPLHCAAFGDSPETALILLNNDAKVQTLTNSPHSCHESVLHCAVRANAIACVKLFTQEGADVAECESGLSPIHLAADLGHPQCLKILLEPKKFNVNTKTKDKEQTPLHLAAESGYVECIEILLEHGADANIRNHRAQSPLHLAARAQAYDCVEILLRKGNADPNMGDCDQRTSLHCAVGKAARSYDIIEILMNYGADINTKDQYGYTPLHIAALNELSQCVEVLLYHGADVTAKSKFGMTALGIITRKTPASLAMVTQKLDSAITLHHHPESSNREVELRLDFRGILQYCHPREISFLNTFVDEGQKEILLHPLCSAFLYLKWEKIRKYYIARMLFCFIFVLSLSLYVLTALAHNCYNHGKNMNDTQPQNVIELCEKKSMMGHMLRNNPFVIEMQWFVLVGITCCEILRKVYGIAGYPSVRQYLSHPENIIEWTVIASVFVISFIYTGRTYTWQNHVGAFAVLFGWTNLMLMVGQLPIFGSYVAMYTRVQGEFAKLLLAYSCLLIGFTISFCVMFPDSSTFANPFIGLITVMVMMTGELNLDLLVDDDPEDPPFLLEVSAQVTYILFLLFVTVILMNLLVGIAVHDIQGLQKTAGLSKLVRQTKLISYMELALFNGYLPQYLLNLLHWTALVSPKAYRVVLNVKPLNPREKRLPKDILKAAHDIAKQRKHFGHTISSRASEMAYSKKPVNNNLDQNSEILDCHSVLPIMQSKIEKNGEQVEHLSKEIRELKNLVEANQKLIEQLLNTILQNKKNSKC, encoded by the coding sequence ATGGTTTCGGCTTCAGAAAACCATTCATACTTCGGGATGGACAACTACTGTTTTCAAGATTCTAGCTGCAACTCCAAGAGATTAGGTCGATCTGTGAGCGTAAACGTAGACGTAACCAATTTTAACATTTACAGACCTCCCACGTCAGGTACGATACTGAGATGGAGGAAATCCAAAGGCGATCCGCAAAGCATCTTCGAAGAAGAATTACCTTCTGACGATTTCGAATATATGGAGTGCGGACCGTCACCACCGGCCGATCATACGCCTCATATTTACGAGAGTTTCGAAGAATTCTCGACAAGTGCGGATTTATCTGTTCAAATATGTCACGACACCATCAAAATGAATCTGTTAGAGCATATGAAAGTTTCGTCGGGGCGGCATCAATTGTTGGACgatatagaaaataagaaaattcaaaatatagaaGATTTGAAAGTTCATTTTAAAGGAGCTTCTAAAGTGGAAGTTAATACGGGATTTCTTTGGGCGGCATTTATGAGAAGGCATGATTTATTACAAGGTTTTTTAGAAATGGGTGCCGATCTTAATTATTACGAACCTATTCAAGGTTTAAGTGCGATACATTTAACATCATTCAGCGGTTGTACAAGCGGTACCCAATTCCTGATATCAAAAGGATGTGACGTAAATGCTTTGTATAAATGTTACACTCCGTTACATTGCGCAGCTTTCGGAGACAGTCCCGAAACGGCTCTGATTCTCCTAAACAATGACGCTAAAGTACAAACACTCACCAACAGTCCTCATAGTTGCCATGAGAGTGTCCTTCATTGCGCGGTTAGAGCAAACGCTATAGCTTGCGTGAAATTGTTCACACAAGAAGGCGCCGACGTAGCTGAATGCGAATCAGGTTTATCTCCAATCCATTTAGCTGCTGATTTAGGTCATCCGCAATGCTTGAAGATCCTTTTAGAACCCAAAAAGTTTAACGTCAATACGAAAACGAAAGATAAGGAACAAACACCGTTACATTTAGCGGCCGAAAGTGGTTACGTGGAATGCATAGAAATTTTGTTAGAACACGGAGCTGATGCAAATATAAGAAATCATAGAGCACAATCACCTCTACATCTAGCAGCTAGAGCACAAGCTTACGACTGTGTAGAAATTTTACTGAGAAAAGGAAACGCTGATCCGAATATGGGGGATTGCGATCAAAGAACGTCCTTACATTGCGCCGTAGGAAAAGCAGCGAGATCTTACGATATCatagaaattttaatgaattacgGTGCCGATATCAACACTAAAGATCAATATGGATATACTCCTCTACATATAGCAGCTTTAAACGAACTATCTCAATGCGTCGAGGTTTTATTGTATCACGGAGCTGATGTAACTGCTAAATCGAAATTCGGCATGACCGCTTTAGGGATAATAACTAGAAAAACTCCTGCTTCGTTAGCTATGGTAACGCAAAAACTAGATTCCGCCATAACGTTACACCACCATCCAGAATCCTCCAATAGAGAAGTAGAGTTACGTTTAGATTTCAGAGGTATTCTACAATATTGCCATCCGAgagaaataagttttttaaatacattcgTAGACGAAGGACAGAAAGAAATTCTACTCCATCCGCTTTGTTCGGCTTTTCTCTATTTGAAATGGGAAAAGATACGAAAGTACTACATAGCGCGtatgttattttgttttattttcgttttaagTTTATCTTTATACGTATTAACAGCTTTAGCGCATAATTGTTACAACCACGGTAAGAATATGAACGATACTCAACCTCAAAACGTTATAGAACTTTGCGAAAAAAAATCCATGATGGGTCATATGTTGAGAAACAATCCTTTTGTGATAGAAATGCAGTGGTTTGTGTTAGTAGGAATAACTTGCTGTGAGATACTTAGAAAAGTGTACGGAATAGCTGGATATCCATCGGTAAGACAGTATTTATCTCATCCGGAAAATATCATAGAATGGACTGTTATTGCGAGCGTTTTcgttatttcttttatatatacaggAAGAACTTATACTTGGCAGAATCATGTAGGTGCGTTCGCTGTGCTATTCGGTTGGACTAATTTGATGTTGATGGTGGGACAGTTGCCTATTTTTGGTTCGTACGTTGCTATGTATACTAGAGTTCAAGGGGAATTCGCTAAACTATTACTAGCTTATTCTTGCTTACTTATTGGATTTACTATTAGTTTTTGCGTTATGTTTCCAGATTCGTCGACATTCGCGAATCCTTTTATAGGTTTGATTACAGTAATGGTAATGATGACGGGAGAATTGAATCTAGATCTTCTAGTTGACGATGATCCCGAAGATCCGCCATTTCTTTTAGAAGTAAGTGCTCAAGTCActtacatattatttttattatttgttacaGTTATTTTAATGAATCTATTAGTAGGTATAGCTGTACACGATATACAAGGTTTACAAAAAACAGCGGGGTTATCAAAATTAGTTAGACAaactaaattaatttcatacatGGAATTAGCTCTTTTCAACGGATATTTACctcaatatttgttaaatttattacattgGACGGCATTAGTATCCCCTAAGGCATACCGAGTGGTTCTAAACGTGAAACCTTTGAATCCGAGGGAAAAAAGGTTACCTAAAGATATACTGAAAGCAGCGCATGATATTGCGAAACAAAGGAAACATTTCGGACATACTATATCGTCTAGAGCTAGCGAAATGGCTTATTCCAAAAAACCCGTTAATAATAATCTAGATCAGAATTCTGAAATTTTAGATTGTCACAGTGTATTGCCGATAATGCAAagtaaaattgagaaaaatggcGAACAAGTCGAACATCTTAGTAAAGAAATTAGGGAATTGAAAAATCTTGTTGAAGCAAATCAAAAACTTATCGAACAGCTTTTGAAtactattttacaaaataagaaaaacagcAAATGTTAA
- the LOC130898574 gene encoding phosphatidylinositol-binding clathrin assembly protein LAP-like isoform X2, with product MTGRLAGQTINDRLLAAKHSLSGSGIAKSVCKATTEEMIGPKKKHLDYLVHCTNEPNVSIPQLANLLIERSQNANWIVVYKALVTVHHMMCYGNERFTQYLASSNSTFQLSNFLDKGGVQGYDMSPFIRKYSRYLNEKALAYRTIAFDFCKIKRGKDDGMLRTMNADKLLKTLPTLQNQLDVLLEFDCSANDLTNGVINMSFMLLFKDLIRLFACYNDGIINLLEKFFDMNKKQCKEALDIYKRFLIRMDRVAEFLKVAENVGIDKGDIPDLTKAPSSLLDALEQHLNYMEGKKTSGSSQASNASNQKNVKSGVTALSSTSNAFGNVANSKFGSANGIDEQLKLQLLAEEEAAMNQFKTKVSPTAANNPFLNKSPMSSTSKTSSSSSQFTSTPTFDLFTEEPASVNSKASDDLLQLSNPFSDAFAQPIPQNLNAFLPPQQNNLWLTNGNGFAVMNPGPSSTLSSTGSFVSENNFASVFGNTESKGGVLQPSNLDGKQSSNSTSNNTENNNQPTSSNGLLTGDLESSLASLAENLSINSRTTPKGVQWNSPKIGSKTSWTPQPISDTTGAGYKPMNQAMSSSPFNNATVSSPQPQMYLQHPQMMSMRPIQTMPQLNPAMSQMGPQSLLFH from the exons ATGACAGGAAGATTAGCAGGGCAGACTATAAACGATAGACTTTTGGCCGCAAAACATAGCTTATCTGGTTCAGGTATAGCAAAATCAGTATGCAAAGCAACGACAGAAGAAATGATTGGACCAAAAAAGAAGCATTTAGATT attTAGTTCATTGCACAAACGAACCGAACGTGTCAATACCACAATTAGCAAATTTGTTGATAGAAAGATCACAAAATGCGAACTGGATAGTAGTATACAAAGCATTAGTTACAGTTCACCACATGATGTGTTATGGAAATGAA agATTCACACAATATTTAGCATCTAGTAACAGCACATTCCAATTGAGTAATTTCTTAGACAAAGGCGGCGTTCAAG GTTATGATATGTCCCcgtttataagaaaatattcaagataTCTGAACGAAAAGGCACTAGCATACAGAACGAttgcttttgatttttgtaaaataaaaaggGG aaaagaTGATGGTATGTTGAGAACTATGAATGcagataaattattaaaaacacttcCAACATTACAAAATCAACTGGATGTTTTATTGGAGTTTGATTGTTCTGCAAACGATTTAACAAATGGTGTCATTAACATGAGCTTCATGTTGCTTTTTAAGGATTTAATTCGTTTATTTGCCTGTTATAATGATggaattatcaatttattag aaaaattctttGATATGAATAAGAAACAGTGTAAAGAAGCTCTAGATATTTACAAGCGGTTTTTAATTCGAATGGATAGAGTAgcagaatttttaaaagtagcCGAG aaCGTGGGGATAGATAAAGGAGATATACCAGATTTAACAAAAGCCCCGAGCAGTCTCTTGGATGCTTTGGAACAACATTTGAATTATATGGAAGGAAAAAAAACATCAGGTTCCAGTCAAGCAAG TAACGCCAGTAACCAGAAAAACGTGAAATCGGGAGTAACTGCATTGTCTTCAACAAGTAATGCTTTCGGTAATGTGGCAAATTCTAAATTTGGCTCAGCGAATGGTATAGACGAACAATTAAAATTACAACTACTGGCCGAAGAGGAAGCAGCCATGAATCAATTTaag acTAAGGTGTCACCGACAGCAGCTAACAATCCGTTCTTGAACAAATCTCCTATGTCATCTACGTCTAAGACAAGTTCTTCTTCGTCTCAGTTCACTAGTACTCCAACATTTGATCTATTCACTGAGGAACCTGCTTCAGTTAATTCTAAAGCTTCAGATGATCTACTGCAACTTTCTAATCCCTTCTCAGATGCTTTCGCACAACCAATACCACAAAATTTGAATGCATTCTTACCGCCACAACAGAATAACCTTTGGTTGACCAATGGAAATG gATTTGCTGTAATGAATCCGGGACCTAGTTCAACATTATCGTCTACTGGTTCATTCgtatcagaaaataattttgcttCAGTATTTGGAAATACAGAATCTAAAG GTGGTGTGCTCCAACCATCTAATTTAGACGGAAAACAGAGTTCAAACAGTACATCCAACAATACcgaaaataataatcaaccaaCGTCTTCGAATGGATTACTTACTGGTGATTTGGAATCAAGTTTAGCATCTCTTGCTGAAAATCTTTCTATTAACAGCAGAACGACCCCAAA agGAGTTCAATGGAATTCTCCTAAAATCGGTTCTAAAACCAGTTGGACTCCTCAACCCATATCAGATACTACAGGAGCAGGTTATAAACCTATGAATCAAGCCATGTCTTCATCGCCATTTAATAATGCCACAGTTTCGTCACCGCAACCACAGATGTACCTTCAGCACCCTCAAATGatg agtATGCGTCCTATACAAACGATGCCACAATTGAATCCTGCGATGAGTCAAATGGGACCACAGTCTCTCCTATTTCATTGA
- the LOC130898574 gene encoding phosphatidylinositol-binding clathrin assembly protein LAP-like isoform X1 — MTGRLAGQTINDRLLAAKHSLSGSGIAKSVCKATTEEMIGPKKKHLDYLVHCTNEPNVSIPQLANLLIERSQNANWIVVYKALVTVHHMMCYGNERFTQYLASSNSTFQLSNFLDKGGVQGYDMSPFIRKYSRYLNEKALAYRTIAFDFCKIKRGKDDGMLRTMNADKLLKTLPTLQNQLDVLLEFDCSANDLTNGVINMSFMLLFKDLIRLFACYNDGIINLLEKFFDMNKKQCKEALDIYKRFLIRMDRVAEFLKVAENVGIDKGDIPDLTKAPSSLLDALEQHLNYMEGKKTSGSSQASNASNQKNVKSGVTALSSTSNAFGNVANSKFGSANGIDEQLKLQLLAEEEAAMNQFKTKVSPTAANNPFLNKSPMSSTSKTSSSSSQFTSTPTFDLFTEEPASVNSKASDDLLQLSNPFSDAFAQPIPQNLNAFLPPQQNNLWLTNGNGFAVMNPGPSSTLSSTGSFVSENNFASVFGNTESKGTNFDALGGVLQPSNLDGKQSSNSTSNNTENNNQPTSSNGLLTGDLESSLASLAENLSINSRTTPKGVQWNSPKIGSKTSWTPQPISDTTGAGYKPMNQAMSSSPFNNATVSSPQPQMYLQHPQMMSMRPIQTMPQLNPAMSQMGPQSLLFH, encoded by the exons ATGACAGGAAGATTAGCAGGGCAGACTATAAACGATAGACTTTTGGCCGCAAAACATAGCTTATCTGGTTCAGGTATAGCAAAATCAGTATGCAAAGCAACGACAGAAGAAATGATTGGACCAAAAAAGAAGCATTTAGATT attTAGTTCATTGCACAAACGAACCGAACGTGTCAATACCACAATTAGCAAATTTGTTGATAGAAAGATCACAAAATGCGAACTGGATAGTAGTATACAAAGCATTAGTTACAGTTCACCACATGATGTGTTATGGAAATGAA agATTCACACAATATTTAGCATCTAGTAACAGCACATTCCAATTGAGTAATTTCTTAGACAAAGGCGGCGTTCAAG GTTATGATATGTCCCcgtttataagaaaatattcaagataTCTGAACGAAAAGGCACTAGCATACAGAACGAttgcttttgatttttgtaaaataaaaaggGG aaaagaTGATGGTATGTTGAGAACTATGAATGcagataaattattaaaaacacttcCAACATTACAAAATCAACTGGATGTTTTATTGGAGTTTGATTGTTCTGCAAACGATTTAACAAATGGTGTCATTAACATGAGCTTCATGTTGCTTTTTAAGGATTTAATTCGTTTATTTGCCTGTTATAATGATggaattatcaatttattag aaaaattctttGATATGAATAAGAAACAGTGTAAAGAAGCTCTAGATATTTACAAGCGGTTTTTAATTCGAATGGATAGAGTAgcagaatttttaaaagtagcCGAG aaCGTGGGGATAGATAAAGGAGATATACCAGATTTAACAAAAGCCCCGAGCAGTCTCTTGGATGCTTTGGAACAACATTTGAATTATATGGAAGGAAAAAAAACATCAGGTTCCAGTCAAGCAAG TAACGCCAGTAACCAGAAAAACGTGAAATCGGGAGTAACTGCATTGTCTTCAACAAGTAATGCTTTCGGTAATGTGGCAAATTCTAAATTTGGCTCAGCGAATGGTATAGACGAACAATTAAAATTACAACTACTGGCCGAAGAGGAAGCAGCCATGAATCAATTTaag acTAAGGTGTCACCGACAGCAGCTAACAATCCGTTCTTGAACAAATCTCCTATGTCATCTACGTCTAAGACAAGTTCTTCTTCGTCTCAGTTCACTAGTACTCCAACATTTGATCTATTCACTGAGGAACCTGCTTCAGTTAATTCTAAAGCTTCAGATGATCTACTGCAACTTTCTAATCCCTTCTCAGATGCTTTCGCACAACCAATACCACAAAATTTGAATGCATTCTTACCGCCACAACAGAATAACCTTTGGTTGACCAATGGAAATG gATTTGCTGTAATGAATCCGGGACCTAGTTCAACATTATCGTCTACTGGTTCATTCgtatcagaaaataattttgcttCAGTATTTGGAAATACAGAATCTAAAG GAACCAACTTTGATGCCCTAGGTGGTGTGCTCCAACCATCTAATTTAGACGGAAAACAGAGTTCAAACAGTACATCCAACAATACcgaaaataataatcaaccaaCGTCTTCGAATGGATTACTTACTGGTGATTTGGAATCAAGTTTAGCATCTCTTGCTGAAAATCTTTCTATTAACAGCAGAACGACCCCAAA agGAGTTCAATGGAATTCTCCTAAAATCGGTTCTAAAACCAGTTGGACTCCTCAACCCATATCAGATACTACAGGAGCAGGTTATAAACCTATGAATCAAGCCATGTCTTCATCGCCATTTAATAATGCCACAGTTTCGTCACCGCAACCACAGATGTACCTTCAGCACCCTCAAATGatg agtATGCGTCCTATACAAACGATGCCACAATTGAATCCTGCGATGAGTCAAATGGGACCACAGTCTCTCCTATTTCATTGA
- the LOC130898478 gene encoding transient receptor potential channel pyrexia isoform X2 — translation MVSASENHSYFGMDNYCFQDSSCNSKRLGRSVSVNVDVTNFNIYRPPTSGTILRWRKSKGDPQSIFEEELPSDDFEYMECGPSPPADHTPHIYESFEEFSTSADLSVQICHDTIKMNLLEHMKVSSGRHQLLDDIENKKIQNIEDLKVHFKGASKVEVNTGFLWAAFMRRHDLLQGFLEMGADLNYYEPIQGLSAIHLTSFSGCTSGTQFLISKGCDVNALYKCYTPLHCAAFGDSPETALILLNNDAKVQTLTNSPHSCHESVLHCAVRANAIACVKLFTQEGADVAECESGLSPIHLAADLGHPQCLKILLEPKKFNVNTKTKDKEQTPLHLAAESGYVECIEILLEHGADANIRNHRAQSPLHLAARAQAYDCVEILLRKGNADPNMGDCDQRTSLHCAVGKAARSYDIIEILMNYGADINTKDQYGYTPLHIAALNELSQCVEVLLYHGADVTAKSKFGMTALGIITRKTPASLAMVTQKLDSAITLHHHPESSNREVELRLDFRGILQYCHPREISFLNTFVDEGQKEILLHPLCSAFLYLKWEKIRKYYIARMLFCFIFVLSLSLYVLTALAHNCYNHGKNMNDTQPQNVIELCEKKSMMGHMLRNNPFVIEMQWFVLVGITCCEILRKVYGIAGYPSVRQYLSHPENIIEWTVIASVFVISFIYTGRTYTWQNHVGAFAVLFGWTNLMLMVGQLPIFGSYVAMYTRVQGEFAKLLLAYSCLLIGFTISFCVMFPDSSTFANPFIGLITVMVMMTGELNLDLLVDDDPEDPPFLLEESIIIDFDCLDLIEHISDFFKELSTFTCECAKAWNQVANFPWFINYYIVNTAKMS, via the exons ATGGTTTCGGCTTCAGAAAACCATTCATACTTCGGGATGGACAACTACTGTTTTCAAGATTCTAGCTGCAACTCCAAGAGATTAGGTCGATCTGTGAGCGTAAACGTAGACGTAACCAATTTTAACATTTACAGACCTCCCACGTCAGGTACGATACTGAGATGGAGGAAATCCAAAGGCGATCCGCAAAGCATCTTCGAAGAAGAATTACCTTCTGACGATTTCGAATATATGGAGTGCGGACCGTCACCACCGGCCGATCATACGCCTCATATTTACGAGAGTTTCGAAGAATTCTCGACAAGTGCGGATTTATCTGTTCAAATATGTCACGACACCATCAAAATGAATCTGTTAGAGCATATGAAAGTTTCGTCGGGGCGGCATCAATTGTTGGACgatatagaaaataagaaaattcaaaatatagaaGATTTGAAAGTTCATTTTAAAGGAGCTTCTAAAGTGGAAGTTAATACGGGATTTCTTTGGGCGGCATTTATGAGAAGGCATGATTTATTACAAGGTTTTTTAGAAATGGGTGCCGATCTTAATTATTACGAACCTATTCAAGGTTTAAGTGCGATACATTTAACATCATTCAGCGGTTGTACAAGCGGTACCCAATTCCTGATATCAAAAGGATGTGACGTAAATGCTTTGTATAAATGTTACACTCCGTTACATTGCGCAGCTTTCGGAGACAGTCCCGAAACGGCTCTGATTCTCCTAAACAATGACGCTAAAGTACAAACACTCACCAACAGTCCTCATAGTTGCCATGAGAGTGTCCTTCATTGCGCGGTTAGAGCAAACGCTATAGCTTGCGTGAAATTGTTCACACAAGAAGGCGCCGACGTAGCTGAATGCGAATCAGGTTTATCTCCAATCCATTTAGCTGCTGATTTAGGTCATCCGCAATGCTTGAAGATCCTTTTAGAACCCAAAAAGTTTAACGTCAATACGAAAACGAAAGATAAGGAACAAACACCGTTACATTTAGCGGCCGAAAGTGGTTACGTGGAATGCATAGAAATTTTGTTAGAACACGGAGCTGATGCAAATATAAGAAATCATAGAGCACAATCACCTCTACATCTAGCAGCTAGAGCACAAGCTTACGACTGTGTAGAAATTTTACTGAGAAAAGGAAACGCTGATCCGAATATGGGGGATTGCGATCAAAGAACGTCCTTACATTGCGCCGTAGGAAAAGCAGCGAGATCTTACGATATCatagaaattttaatgaattacgGTGCCGATATCAACACTAAAGATCAATATGGATATACTCCTCTACATATAGCAGCTTTAAACGAACTATCTCAATGCGTCGAGGTTTTATTGTATCACGGAGCTGATGTAACTGCTAAATCGAAATTCGGCATGACCGCTTTAGGGATAATAACTAGAAAAACTCCTGCTTCGTTAGCTATGGTAACGCAAAAACTAGATTCCGCCATAACGTTACACCACCATCCAGAATCCTCCAATAGAGAAGTAGAGTTACGTTTAGATTTCAGAGGTATTCTACAATATTGCCATCCGAgagaaataagttttttaaatacattcgTAGACGAAGGACAGAAAGAAATTCTACTCCATCCGCTTTGTTCGGCTTTTCTCTATTTGAAATGGGAAAAGATACGAAAGTACTACATAGCGCGtatgttattttgttttattttcgttttaagTTTATCTTTATACGTATTAACAGCTTTAGCGCATAATTGTTACAACCACGGTAAGAATATGAACGATACTCAACCTCAAAACGTTATAGAACTTTGCGAAAAAAAATCCATGATGGGTCATATGTTGAGAAACAATCCTTTTGTGATAGAAATGCAGTGGTTTGTGTTAGTAGGAATAACTTGCTGTGAGATACTTAGAAAAGTGTACGGAATAGCTGGATATCCATCGGTAAGACAGTATTTATCTCATCCGGAAAATATCATAGAATGGACTGTTATTGCGAGCGTTTTcgttatttcttttatatatacaggAAGAACTTATACTTGGCAGAATCATGTAGGTGCGTTCGCTGTGCTATTCGGTTGGACTAATTTGATGTTGATGGTGGGACAGTTGCCTATTTTTGGTTCGTACGTTGCTATGTATACTAGAGTTCAAGGGGAATTCGCTAAACTATTACTAGCTTATTCTTGCTTACTTATTGGATTTACTATTAGTTTTTGCGTTATGTTTCCAGATTCGTCGACATTCGCGAATCCTTTTATAGGTTTGATTACAGTAATGGTAATGATGACGGGAGAATTGAATCTAGATCTTCTAGTTGACGATGATCCCGAAGATCCGCCATTTCTTTTAGAA GAATCAATAATAATCGATTTCGATTGCTTGGATTTAATAGAACacatttctgatttttttaaagagCTTTCTACGTTTACGTGCGAATGCGCTAAAGCATGGAACCAAGTTGCAAATTTTCCATGGTTCATTAACTACTATATTGTAAACACAGCTAAAATGAGCTAA